In Micropterus dolomieu isolate WLL.071019.BEF.003 ecotype Adirondacks linkage group LG01, ASM2129224v1, whole genome shotgun sequence, the sequence GGACTGGCGTTGCGAGGAGACGTCCTGTTAACATCCGCTACTGACTGAAGCATGGCATAGCACTGTGGATGTTGATATCATAACCCCCCCCTTTTTTCCAAAAAGTGCAAACGGTGTACAGTTAGTGATTTAAgatgtctgtctcttttttacATCCAACATTTGGGAATGTTGAGTACAGTTTGTGTTCCACTCTAAAAATGGAGCTGGCTTGAATCATTTTTGAATCCAGTGATGATACGGAGTAACGTACGGAGTCatgtaataaaattaattttcctCCGCTGCACTGATGGGAGTCATGGAATAACATATGGAGTCAAGAAATAAGACATAGAATAACATAGGGAGTCAAGAAATAAGTCATGGAGTAACGTACAGATTCATGGAATAACATATGGAGTCAagaaaaaagtcataaaataaCATAGGGAGAAAAGAAATAAGTCATAGAGTTACATACAGAGTCATGGAATAATATATGGGGTCAAGAAATAAGTCATAGAATAACATGGAGTCAAGAAATAAGTCATGGAGTAAAGTACAGAGTCATGGAATAACATATGGAGTCAAGAAACAAGTCAAAGAATAACATGGAGTCAAGAAATAAGTCATGGAGTAACATACAGAGTAATGGAATAACATGGAGTCAAAAAATAAGTCATGGAGTAACGTACAGAGTCATGGAATAATATATGGGGTCAAGAAATAAGTCATAGAATAACATAGGGAGTGTTCACTTGGGACCTATCAACAGGTAACATGGTCTACCTCTCACCTTATTAACTGCCTATGTGGCCGTTGGaactattttttgtttcacGCCCACACAGATATTGCACCAATCAAAATACCTACATTGTCATTCCATACAGGAAATCCCCAAATGTAGAGGGCACTGGCaaggcagaaaaataaacacttcTTTTATGGTGATTGCACACATGAACTTTCATTTCACCTCAACATGAAATAATGTCATAACTACAGCCTGACAATTACACTGAATCTTATGTAAGCTTGTGTTCTATTTACAAATTGTGCAGATTTCTCTTGACAGTGCTTCCTAAATAAACCACATAATTCACCCTATCACAAGTAGAGTTGATGAATTTCTGAAATGATTTAAGGCAATGTAACCAGATGGGATCATCAGAGTGGGTTTTCCTTACAGGCTTGTAGCCCTTAGTGTAATCCATGATAATTTTGTTCTTTCTGCCTGTTGGCATCCCAATATTCTCCATCATGGTTGTAAAGCAGCGTGTTTCTCTAAACAGAGGAGCCTTTATCttgtgaaatgttgcacctgtgcCCGTTACAGGGTGAACAGCTTTGGCAGAAagcccctctctccctcctgtcCTGTTGTTGGCCATTTGGAATCTAGAGGAATCCCAGGTATGCGGACAATCTCTGCAGCCATTGACGAATTTCTGTCTTCAGGCTGgggaaacacacatacacaaatacacacacacacacacaccttgggCTCGGCTCGGCTCGGCTCGACTCAGCTCGGCTGTCATCATCAGCTTGTCAGCGAGCCGCACCTGTGAATGGTAACAAGACTCCGTGGCTCGCAGCGCTGTCATAGCTGCCTGACAGACTCAAGAGATCAATTTCCCCAGCAGAGAAAGCACAGGGAATGGAAAAAAGTCTGCCTCAAATTTTAAGTAAGAAGCACCATAACATATCTTTGCATAAAAAAAACCACAATCAGttttaaagtaacaaaaaatCTGTGCACATATTGATAAACAACAACCATAGGTGTCTAAAAGAGGACAGAGGCTGTCTCTATGTAACTTCctgtgtacatgcatgcattTTGTGGTTAACACAAAAAATTAGTCATTGAGTTGTCAAATGCAACAGCATAACACCTAAGCATATTTCAAGGCTCTCCAATACTCTGATTGCAACACTGACTAAAAAATCTTAGATTTAACCACCTATCCTGAGTAATGTCTTCTGCTTGCAGGAATGTATCTCTCTTATTATGGAAAAAGTGGTATTTCTCTAAGATTCTACATACAGAACAGCAGATAATTCATTGTAAAATGGTGTTTATtcaaattttttattgttactatttcATATATGCACTGGATTTCGCCACCATAAATGTCAtgtacactggggacgctggggacatgtctctaCCACTTTTAGAAAATGGcgccatcactttttgaaagcatttgtaaaaatgttctgtaaaataaatgttaaataacaaaccTTGGGCAAggattattttcaaaaaaacaaagaaacaaatgtgcattgtccaaaagaagtaacttaagctaataTTTTGATTTGTCACCTGCCCCCTGAATTTAtataaatgaacacatttccaccataaatcggtgcagaaaatatagaaatgaagtgtttaatgctcaaagtttTCTGGGGGACTGTACCCAGACCCCCCACACATATTGcatcatttaacatttcttcaaaatagtgttaaaatgttttcttgtgttcTCATGAACCCACACCGTCACatctcgtgagctaagtgtattgTCACACCTCTGATCTGAGCCCTGATAGCCCCACCACTTTTCAGagcaaagtgacgtccttgttCGCCACACAGCTGACCTGTAAGCTGTCATTTTAGCATGAAACGAAACTGGAAGAAACCAATGCAGTTGAAAAATTTGACCCAGttgaatttcaacaaatacagcATTTTAAAGTACGACTTAGAAGTGAGACTATGCAACTTTTTGCAGAACAGCAATAGTGATGTTTCCATCCGAATTTAGTGCAGATCTTAACTGAATTTCAAAACAAGTTGGCTAGAATTCCAGGGTAATCTCAACTCCCCATTAGTGTGTTTAACAGTATGTGTGAATAGCAAGTAATATCCAGGCCAAATATCAAGGTTTATTAAAGCTAAAAACACATGCCTGGAGGTCTCAAGTGTATTTCAGTATCTGAAACTTAATGGCACATTTCAGTTCAGTGCAGCCTGTCTTAGTTACAGTCTTTTAACCTCGAAGACATACCCAATGCATCATTAAGTTTGAGCCatagaagggggggggggggatctgtTTTTAATGGAGCTGAATGGCACACAGGTTGATCATATCTTTTTCTTCCACAGCTCAGTTCCACATGATCTCACTCCCTCTCCCCTCGCCCCGGGTCTGCAGCTTACAATGGAAAGGATGAAAATGGAGAGATATATAGTAATATCACCCAGCAATTCCTCTGAACTCGCCGCCGGCACAGTCTGCCTGTTTCTCAACATGCACACAGTGACACGGTGGTCAGCTTACAGTTAGGATGAAGGACATTAGCTgaacagttttttgtttttacattgtcCTCTTCTTCATGCCTGAGCAGATTTTaacagtgtgcgtgtgttgtaTTGTAGTATGCCACATAATTTTTCTTTACCACAGCACCAGTTACGTCTGCTTAGATTTGACTTGCAAAAAGCCCTCACTCTCCTTTCTTGTGCTGCAATTTGAATAATTCCATCCGGGTCTCAATGACACTATTCAGGTGGGGAGTGACGTGATGTCACTGAGGTGAATGGGGGCACCTGAAAAGGGGGAAGTTGGCTTGCAAATGTGGccataaaaagaaacaaatactcAAATATGGAAATATATTTGCCTGTTACATGTCAGAATGCCTTGCTTCTGACTGTTTCCCTACTGTATCAACAGAACATTGCGACATGAATGAagtattagtaatttattagtTTAGGTAGTTATTAGTTAACTTTTTGTTATAGCCAAGCAATGCCTGTTCCTGACCTTGTTTCATTTGAGTAGTTTTTAGGGTTCCGGAGAGGGAAAAGTCTGCAGCGTTTGGTTGAAGCTATCCTCTCCCCACAGAACGTAAATTGTCACTGCATCATTCACAGTCTGTTCGTGATTAGGCCTACACGGAGGCATCCACATGTGCGTGCGCCCtcccaaaaaacacacacataattgaCGGCATGGCACGCGGACGCGCACTAAATGCGATGTGGTATAGTGAGCTGTCAGACCGCACTAATTCCTctttttatgtgtgtctgtcctaCTGTGTAGCGGAGGGATCAGGATTGCCTTTCAGGATAACAACTGAAGCCCTAAGCTCTtggtgggtgtgggtgtgtgtgtgtgtgtgtgtgtgtgtgtgtgtgtgtgtgtgtgtgtgtgtatctgggTGAGCAACAATTGGCCGCTAAGCTTAGTAAAGAGCCTTGCAGCCACGGTGTCGCCAACAAATATCCACTGGCTGTCAGCAACGGACCTgactctgttgtgtgtgtgtaggtgtgtgtacatgtgcagaTGAGCCAACTTCCTGTGGTGGATTGAAGTTAAGTGCTGCTATTAGACTTAGGCCTCCAGTCGGCCTTCATTGTCTGGGCAAAAGACTTGATTATGCTGGCAGAAACACACGTGTGCAAGAATACACATGCATATATGAACATTAGCACACATGCACGGTTACAGGtccattttttttcaaacatgaGCAAAGACTTACCTGCATCCTTCTGCAGCCTTATTTGCTCTCTTTGCTGCTGTAATCTTCTTCCTCAAGGCATAACAGTAGTTCAGCTGTGAGTGAGACGGAGCTGAGTTGCAAAAGATTTTGATTTTTTACTTGCGGGCGCGCCCCAGTAATTCACCTCAAAAAGCTTTAGGCCTACGCTCTCCCAAAGCTGCAGAGGTGAGCGTAGCTCTTAGCTGCTCTGTAAAAAGTGAATGTTAAACTTGAAAAAGGGCAAACGTTGAAATATATCAGGAGCaattttggacattttcatcACTTGGGATTTGTCACTTAGCAGTGTGAAAAGGCTGTGCGGCCACGATTTGGTCATTTCTTCCATATTCTGCGATACAACGGGTGCTATCTGTACATCAATCAACCAAATACATAGTGAAGCAGAGGACAAACTCAATGGAAAGTACAGCCACAgtcaggtggtggtggtgtggggtGCACTGTAGCTTTGAGCTCTAGATGTGTTCATCTCTCTGCCGCCCACATCGGAAAACAAGAGAGAAAAGTTCAGCTTCTGAGAAAAGGTTTTCACTTGTAGAGAGAAGGTgtggtgactttttttttttttttacacctacAGTACATTCTGTAGTCTCTCTTTACAGCCACGTGGACGTGTTGAACTGGCGTTTCTGCAGCAAGAGagcactttaaaatgtttaaaactttaatttgaTCTATTAAAAGTTGGGTTTAAAAATCGGACGCTTTTGTGAAAACACAGAATGCATCTTCTCGGATTTTGTCATCGAGGCCTAGTAACTCAAAGAAAGCCTGAGTTTATGCTGTCGTCAGTGCTAAACTTGATAAAACCACAGCCACTTTCacgaaaacaaaagagaaaagaacacGTTCACTCCACAGATGGTTCTGTCTATTAGACAGAAAAGCACTCGTTTTCACAGTCAGGGAGTTGCCCACAGAATCGCAATTCAACAAAAGGGAAGAAAACAATTAGCCTCTGCTGGTGGCAAAGTAAAATAACTATAAAACAAGTTAAAGAataattagtttatttattgtattttaaattcagAGTCCAAGTGCAGAGTCAGGTGGATACAAATACAATTATGACGGTTAAAGCTACCCAGtggtaaagtaattaaaaatttGCCCCACTGAAAATAATTACCTGATTCTGCATTAATAGCCTACACATTATTCTGAAATAgcccattctgcataatgactacttttacttttcagtATATTGAACATATATAGCATATATAttagtatatagtatattttgatgctgatACTTTTGCGTGCATGTGAATTTTTGAGTGCAGGACTTCTAACTTGTAACACAGTATTTCTACAcggtggtattgctacttttacttcactTACTTCTTCCACCGCTGCCAGGGAGTGAGTAAGTGTGAGGTGCAGAGTTAAAGAAATTACTTTGCAGAAtgaatatttttacagttttagatTACAGCACGAACCTTAAAGCTCAATACAGTATGATGCACTGTCACTGTTTAAACTAGATGAGGCAGTTGGGAAGTATTACGTGCAAAGCACTATGGAGCAATAATGTGAGAATTTTACTTACATACTACACTTTTGTGCATCtcacagtggatacttttataCTTAAACATCTTTTATTCCACGTTCTGAATGTATACAGCATGTTTAGCCTAATATATTGTCATGCTGGATCACactttttgcaacatttcaactTGAAACAAAAGTTGCAACAAACAGGTTGGGAAAGCATTTTGCAGGAaatatgaaaacacattttattcctCTCcaatctttatatttttatgtaaataacaCTTTCATCTTCATCGCCCCCCCTGcactcccccctcctccccctcacaGTGCTGTTTGATTGCCTAAGCCTGGccgtcagacagacagacaatgcATCCATGAAGAACAGCCTCGCTTCCTTCCTGTCTTCCTGTGCTGCGTTCTGCCTTGGTGAGCAGGGTGAATAGGCCGCTGTGCCCCACAGCCGCCATGAGCCGCAGGGGCCATGGCGGCTAAAACCAACAAAGAGAGCCGTTCTGGggcctatttttttttcttcaattcaCATCcccccttcttcctcctcctcctgctccagctctctctctgctgccaaATCACTGGGACTGCCGGGCAGATAAACAAtctctctccgtctgtcttgtttttatccttttctGCACTAATTCtcacttttttttcagtttattgGTCGAGTCTGTGCATGCATGGTATTTGCCTAGGAGGGCTTCTCATGAACTCCAGTAGactatgtttgttgttgttgttgatggtttgtttgtttatgaacATATTCTTGATTTAAAATCAGCCCAAGAAGCTATAGAAACAAGTTTCTTTGGGATGTAACGAACATTGGGTTACCCTTGTCCTTAAAGAGGTGGGTAGCATTATTGCCAAGAAACCCTTCCAGATCCGaagcaaactgaaaacaaaggaaGTGAAATGACCCGAGAAAATCCAATCAGGGCTCTTATGACTTCCAAACACTTTTTGATCTAAGtgtgcaattttttttttagtcataGATGAGATGCAGACTTGAAATAGAGACCAACATGTAGCTATAAAACGGAAACCGCTCATGAAATGGGGTcaatgtgtgtggatttgagctgtaaaaatgacttttttttctcattagCGCTGGTGTAAATACAACCTCCTTTTGCTTTTAAACCTAACAGACAGCTAAACTATTTTTTCTTCAACACATCCACCAGATTGCCCACCTCCCCCTCTCAACGCCCAACAAGACAACCATCTCCCTATGGGAATACCAAGTAGGAGCAGGTAGCTGAGAGGAGCATTGGGGAGCCAGAATGACCCCCCCGACTATTGAAAACAGGATGAATGCATGCCGGGCTGAATACGGGAGTAAACTGTTAGGTCTTTGTCATTCAAAGTGATGCTTTTAACCCTTTGCGGTCCCTCTTCCTAACAacccaccccctcctcctccacaacCACCCTGTCCCTCTTCATTCACAGCTGAGACAATGGTGGGAGAGGAGGCCTGCGACTGGGACGATAAAGACTAAAACACAAGATCAACTGTCTCTAATGGGATTCTGCCGGTTACGTTTCCATCTCCTGCACCACCACTGTAAAATAGGTGAAAGTTAATAATTACCCCCCACCCAGCCCATCAGCCAAACACTGGGGATGAATAACAAACAAGTGAGCGCAGGTTGGGCCTCGGCATGTCAATCACAGTTCTGAATGCATACCGTGCCGCAAACACGTCCGTATGCTGTCAACAAGTGTCAGGGGCTTATGTTTCAGGCTTATGTTTCGCCTGCAGGGACATTCAAAACCAAGGAATTCTTGAACAAAcctttgagaaaaataaaaataaaaaagcatggaggaaaaaaaagggcCTAGTATCTGCAGGATCCTGAGGAACGTGTAGGAAATTATCCAGGCCCAGGGAGTAATGGTAGGTTTACGTGAATGCATATttgctaaaaacaaaataaaaaaacaaaaaaaaaaagtgcttgatttatgagattaaaaaaagagaagtgaTAGAATTTGGAGTGCATGCAAACAGATGTGCACATTCCTATACACATGGCTTTGCCAGAGCCAGATGTTTTTTCTGAAAAGGGCCCTAGGTGAACATTAATgcgtccttttttttttttcttgcttgaTCTCTGTAAGCTTCACGGAGTGATTGTGCTGCAGAGACACAATGGCAGAACAGGGGCTGATGATAGCTCTGCTTGAGACGTTCGTGCAGAGGTTCAATTAAAACTGCAGAGAACGGTGCTTAAGCCTGCCCCTTAAACCACCTGGAAGACATCTCAAATCAAAGTGCAAACCCAGACAAAACTGCCTCTTCTGTATGTTTAGTtagtggtgtaaaaaaaaaaaaaaaaaagggggaaaataaAGTATGTTAGTAACTATATTATAAAGTAACATTATGGCCTTCAAGTCATGAAAATACTTTCCATGTTTGAAACGTTCACAtgtcaaacattttataattttctcCATCACCTGACTGTGACATGAACATGTTTTAAAGAGCACTTAAGAACACAAGACAAGGCAGAAAACTGTCAGACTTCAAGGTTGTTTAATTTCAAACGTTAATATATTTGTCTTCTAATTCAGAGTGAACTATTCATCCAGCTTTGACACTCCTACGAGTCACCTCAAAAACTACAGAATAGCCCCATTAAGAGGTGACACATTAACAATGCtttctcaaaataaatatttttcattataaaataataaaccttcaaataaatatagatttttaaCTTTACACTAAGCAATGTTGGAAttagaaaataaatttttcaaTATAAGGTCACTGTACAATTTACAAGCAGAAGGGTAGGACTTTTCCTTTgcaaattacataaaatgatTGACATGTATTCCAGTGAATGTACAAATATTGTGTGACTGAAGATGATCTATGATTTATCAAGGTGCCTCTGGAACGGCAGAAAACTTTCACAGTTGAAGTATTATATGTACAAAAATATAACATCTGTCAAACTAATTTTCTAATGTACATACCATTTGCATCGACTACTTTACATACAGTTAGTAATAGGAGTCTGTTCTTAGCATATaagttttattaaatgttaaaaaaaaaggctatCCTTTTGGACTCTCGTGACAACAACACGGCCTCTTGGCAGTTGAGTGAAATGATCTTTCAGGACAAAAGTAGTAGTTGAATATGTCTTCATACCTTTTAATATGTGAAGCGCTTATTTTGGTTTGCCTTTCAAGTGGAACTCTTAATTCTAGGTTGAGTGAGCGCACCTCCAGTGCCATTATCAACCTTAAAAGCTGACAATTCAAGGCAAAATATGACTGTATCTCTGCccagaaaacacaaaacctcGACAGTATCACAAGCTCTTCAAACAAACCTTTCAACTACAGAACAAGAGGGCCCAAACATCAGTTCAGTCAGTCATTTTCCATCCTTCTGTACTTTCACACACAACATTCTTGTCTACGTTGGCTTGCCGGCATTCGCGTGGCGGATTGGATTTGTGTTCTTGCACCGACAGCCGGGTCGTGTTACTCGGTCATGGCAGCACTGGCATGCGGCGACACATCCTTTAGCTGGGAGGTAGCACAAGAGACAGGGGAAGAGCAGGGAGAGGAGCGACACAGTGGCCCAGCGGGCGCAGCAGTGCGACTGCGTACACGAGAAGGGCTTGTCGGCGCACGTGTCCTCGTCGTCACTGGAGCAGTGGTAGAAGAGCCCCTTGACACAGCAGACGCATGTCCCGTACTCCACCGCACTCTGCAGCGAGCACACGCACCGACGGCTGCACATCCAGCAGGAAGGAAGCACCCGCGGCCGACGGCACTCTGAACAGCAGCACCGACCACAGTCCTCACACTTGGTGGAGTGTACACCTTGATTTTTAGAGGCCCTGCTGCCCAGCACAACCACCACCTCCCTGGAGTCATTCGTCAGGGGTTTCAGCTCTTCTGAATTAAGCTCTGCACATTTGGGCTGGGTTCTGATTATCTGGTTGCTGCCTGCCGGGCTGCTGAGGAGTCTCTGGCCTGAAGAAGTGCTCCCCACGCTGGTCCTGATGCTACTCTGTGAGTCCTCTGCGCTGGAGGACCGCAGCAAACCCTCCCTAGAAGAGATGGAAGTATTTGGGTTTCCATACTGAATCAGGTTGTGGAGATTATTAGGCCTCTCTTCCCGGGTCTCCTGCAGCCCACTGGTCCTTGAACCTGGCGACGTAACCAAGTCACTCTTCTGTTGTTTATGCTCAGAGGCCGGAGACCTTTGGGCAACTGTGGGCCCTTCTGTGTACTCATTACTACACCCACTTATCCTGATCTGATCCAGAGATAGCACTGCTGGAGTCTGGGGCGGCTGCCCATTGGTCAATGCAGGATGTGGCAGACCATCGTGGCCTTGCAGAGGCCGTGGTTGCGGTCTCCCTTCGTCATGCGGCGTTTCTGGCGAGCCAGTGGATGATGCCGTCCTCCCGTGGCTTCCTCCTCCCCCATCGCTGTCGCTCTGACTTCTGGAATCCATCTCGGGACTGA encodes:
- the spry2 gene encoding protein sprouty homolog 2 produces the protein MDSRSQSDSDGGGGSHGRTASSTGSPETPHDEGRPQPRPLQGHDGLPHPALTNGQPPQTPAVLSLDQIRISGCSNEYTEGPTVAQRSPASEHKQQKSDLVTSPGSRTSGLQETREERPNNLHNLIQYGNPNTSISSREGLLRSSSAEDSQSSIRTSVGSTSSGQRLLSSPAGSNQIIRTQPKCAELNSEELKPLTNDSREVVVVLGSRASKNQGVHSTKCEDCGRCCCSECRRPRVLPSCWMCSRRCVCSLQSAVEYGTCVCCVKGLFYHCSSDDEDTCADKPFSCTQSHCCARWATVSLLSLLFPCLLCYLPAKGCVAACQCCHDRVTRPGCRCKNTNPIRHANAGKPT